The nucleotide sequence GGCGGATTTCGCGGTGGATGCCGCGGTACACGTGCGCCGCCACGGCGACGGGGCGGGCGAACGAGGAGGGGAGCGCGGGCACCGCTTCCAGCGCGGCGCGGTAGTCGTCCTCCGCGACCGACATCAGCTCCTCCACCAGGGCGCGCCAGGCGGCGGAGATGGTCCCGCCCGCGCACATCCGCGCGAGCGCCGCGTCGGTGATGCCGTGCTTCGCCAGCAGCTCCGCGGGCAGGTACATCCTGCCGTTCGCCCGGTCCTCGCCCACGTCGCGCAGGATGTTGGTCAGCTGCATGGCGTGGCCCATCCGCTCGGCGCGCTCCAGCACCACGGCATCGTCCACCCCCATCAGCTGCGTGAGCCACAGGCCGACGGTAGACGCCACGCAAAAGGTGTAGCGGCGCAGCTCGGCCAGGGTGGCGTACCGCTCGCCGCGCAGGTCCATCCGCATCCCTTCCACCAGCTGGACGGCATGGCGAAAGGGGACGCCGCCCGCGGCCATCTCTCCCATCACGCGGTCCAGCAGCGGCAGCCCCGTGGAATGGCCCTCGTACGCGCGGCGAGACAGCGCCAGCCACGCGTCGAGCAATTCCGCGGCGGGCACCCCGGCCGGCGGATCGTCCACCAGGTCGTCCGTGATGCGGCACCAGGCATACACCCGCGCCACCCGCCCGGCGTCGTCGGGGGAGAAGAGGCGGGAGGCGAAGCGGAACGAGCGGCTTCCCGTCGCCAGGTATGCATCGACCGCCTCCAGCGACGGCACGCGTGCCCGCAGCGCCGCCGCCAGGTCCACCTCGGGGGCGGCGGGAACGACGGCGGCCGGCGTCTCGACGACGACGGCCTCGCGCGCCACCGCCTCGCGGGCGCGGGCGATCCAATCATCCACCAGCCCGACCGTCGTCGCGTCGCCCGGCAGGTGAGCGGACAGCGCGGCGCGAAGCTGCCTGGCCTCCGCCTCCAGCTGCGTCAGCGCGCGCGCCATGGGGCGGCCGCGCGCGGTGGAGCGGTGAAGCGCCCGCGCCGCCTGCGCCGGGTCGGCGCCGAAGCGGAGATCCGGCGCGTGCCCGAGGACCCAGGTCCATCGGCCCTGCGCGTAGTCGCCCAGGGGCGGCTTTCCCGTGTCCGTCTGCGGGCAGTAGTCCAGCAGGTCGTCCAGCATCTGGTAGAGCAGACCCAGCCGGCGGCCCAGCTCGAACACCGCTCCCGCGTCCGCGCGCCCCTCCAGCACCGCCGCCGACGCCAGGGCGCACCCCAGCAGCTCGCCCGCCTTGCCGAGGGCGATCTCGTCGTACGCGGCGCGGGTGAGCACCTGCCCCGCCGCGCGCCCCTGCGCGGCCTCGGCGGCGACGGTGCGCTCCACCGCACGGGCGAAGAGCGTTACGAACTGCAGGCTGCCGGTGCGCGCCGCGGCCCGGTAGGCGGCGGTCAGCAGGTGGTCGCCCTGCACCAGCGCGCACGCCAC is from Longimicrobium sp. and encodes:
- a CDS encoding squalene/phytoene synthase family protein, translating into MSAPTVTAEPVQDLLTRVREGLLAASSAAGAQGLPGTDAAGQLLRPMVAFAGVRGEPPAGFWHAVLAVQLAHEASLLHDDVIDQAAVRRGQPTLATSRGVACALVQGDHLLTAAYRAAARTGSLQFVTLFARAVERTVAAEAAQGRAAGQVLTRAAYDEIALGKAGELLGCALASAAVLEGRADAGAVFELGRRLGLLYQMLDDLLDYCPQTDTGKPPLGDYAQGRWTWVLGHAPDLRFGADPAQAARALHRSTARGRPMARALTQLEAEARQLRAALSAHLPGDATTVGLVDDWIARAREAVAREAVVVETPAAVVPAAPEVDLAAALRARVPSLEAVDAYLATGSRSFRFASRLFSPDDAGRVARVYAWCRITDDLVDDPPAGVPAAELLDAWLALSRRAYEGHSTGLPLLDRVMGEMAAGGVPFRHAVQLVEGMRMDLRGERYATLAELRRYTFCVASTVGLWLTQLMGVDDAVVLERAERMGHAMQLTNILRDVGEDRANGRMYLPAELLAKHGITDAALARMCAGGTISAAWRALVEELMSVAEDDYRAALEAVPALPSSFARPVAVAAHVYRGIHREIRRNGYDNLRRRAHTRASDKVGLALAALWELFRASRGAASLGRSRTLQAGTWN